From the Gadus chalcogrammus isolate NIFS_2021 chromosome 18, NIFS_Gcha_1.0, whole genome shotgun sequence genome, the window gttcactttctacgtgaactagttcaaagttcagttcacaaattttgagccagagagttaacgttatggattgtacatatttataattcgaaattcgtctcagcctttataccacagatactatatgGTCtaaagcatataaccgcgttttctgattacagttgaattcattttccacaatttaacagctctcgttttgaaaaATAATCATTCGTTTCATTGGGAATCGcgatactttcaacataaagtgtacatatatatcatttgaaattcgtcccagcctttatacgacagatactatagggtctacaGCATATAATcacattttctgattacagtttaatgtaacagtaagctgaacTCACCGCAACttcaaattaaccacacagagattaccatggcaaccggtcaaacaacacagcgttctgcgcgcgcatccgccgtgttgataaacaaataacccccatattgaacgaagttaaacTAAGCTAGCGTCCCGTTCACATgcaccagaatgaacgagttcacagtaacgttaatcaggcagtaatacagtacgttcagttcatgttcgcccaaaatatgaacgagttcatgaactatcgttcaatgaacgcgtTCGGGCACAACACTGAATATACTATGTGGTGCCGGCCTTTTGGGTAGTGAATTGCCCTTTGCCCTTCCATAGTTGTGCTCTCTTCTTGAGCTTTTTTGTTGGCGGCCCAGTAATGAGGGCACGCCTGCCTCCAAGTGGCGTCTTCCGACGAGCCACAGGTGTCGGCTGCACTCCAATCTTCATAATTGTTTGTATGCCCCTTCTCGCCATCCTCCAAGCAACTGATCCGGCAGGGGCACTTTGCCGGCCAAATGTGGCCAGTGCAGAGATTAGCCGGCTGTCTGTTGTCATTCTGTCATAGGGGGCCAGCATCTTCTCCTGGGAGCCTTGTACAAGTCAAACCCAGACTGTACATTTTCAATGAGGCCCTCCATCATCCCCTTGACCCGAATTTCCAGCCTGCTGGCAATGGGAACAACAACATACAAGTACATCAACAAGTATTGGTTCATGGTTACTACTAGTAGCAAGTACATTTtttgtgattgtgcgtgtgtttaaatgGTAGTaacttctggtgtgtgtgtgtgtgtgtgtgtcaccatcccccctcaaacacacatcaTTTCTGATGAGTTACAGCACACCCAACAATACAGATGACCTGAAGGTCACTATCAGAGCAAGCCTAgcccatccatctctctcccactgatctgttttattatttctctgctgtccTGTTTGGGTGTAAGACCACATAACATTACAACACTTTTAATTTGAATTCTGCCCACCTCTTCCTGGTTTATTCAGATGATTCCTCACCAGCTGAGCAGCCATCACTATCGCCAGCCTCGTCCACTCCTCGGGCTGGGCTTTCTAGGCTCTCCGCTGCAGCTTCACAAAGGGGATCTAAATAAAGAACAATTTAAAGGAATTAAATATTGATTGTCTAATAAACAGTATATTCATTGAAAGTTATTTACCTGTGACAGACAGGTCTGCATTCTGATCTTCAGTCATTCCCCTGTACCAGTTGTCTGGTATGTTGTTCTTTCCTTTGTAGGGCAGAGGAATATGTTATTTCTTCGTATACTGTATCAAAATACATAAAGCATTCGATGAAGGGCAAATCTGGTGTAAATGGACCCATAGCCCTGTCTTAGAGATCCCCATGTGCTGTCCATACAGAAAAAGGGACAACAGCATTTGCCACAACACAGGCAAAGTTATGGACCAAGATACTATACCTGTTGCAATTTCATAAAATCCCTTCCTGGCAGCTGGTGTGAGTTTCCGTAATTTGTGGATGTCAACCATGAAGTTCACCTCATCCTGCTACAGTGTCACATCAAAGGAGACATGAATTTTAGCATCATTTGAGAATTAAAACGGAAATAATAGACCATGTAACAATTTCATACATTGTTGGTTCTTCTTGTGTCCTCTTTCGACTTCAACTTGATTCTGTTCTTTGCTGCGTCGATGAGCCTCCGGCAATAGTAGGCCTCCAGCCTGGTGGTAATAAAGGCCATCAGCTGGGTGATGTTGTAGTTCTTCAGCCTATAGAGGACCTGGGCCTTCAGCACCCTCATCGCACTCT encodes:
- the LOC130371273 gene encoding uncharacterized protein LOC130371273; translation: MTDGCQALRQALSDCYPQTTPILCVFHILQAMWRWLWDAHNVVPKSDRQHLLQLFKAMVYAKNPGELEASYHGALEDSTAKLHPRYCKYLTVIFSRREAWAICLRTHLPTWGNDTNNYVESAMRVLKAQVLYRLKNYNITQLMAFITTRLEAYYCRRLIDAAKNRIKLKSKEDTRRTNNQDEVNFMVDIHKLRKLTPAARKGFYEIATGIVSWSITLPVLWQMLLSLFLYGQHMGISKTGLWVHLHQICPSSNALCILIQYTKK